One window of the Corynebacterium glutamicum ATCC 13032 genome contains the following:
- the ybeY gene encoding rRNA maturation RNase YbeY — MSIEVFNESGYDGVNEEMLIDVLSFALGEMDIHPDAEASIHIVDVDTIADLHVKWLDLEGPTDVMSFPMDELTPGYSRPDGATPGPAMLGDIVLCPEFAAKQATKAGHDLAHELALLTVHGSLHLLGYDHVDPAEEREMFALQNELLADWYDNVEARGVTYQPKPSGAGAFPTAADRLELDEKMEADDSGFGGVES, encoded by the coding sequence ATGAGCATTGAGGTATTCAACGAATCAGGATACGACGGCGTCAATGAAGAAATGCTCATTGATGTCCTCTCCTTCGCACTCGGGGAAATGGACATCCACCCCGACGCCGAAGCATCCATCCACATCGTCGACGTCGACACCATCGCCGATCTCCACGTGAAATGGCTTGATCTTGAAGGCCCAACCGACGTGATGAGCTTCCCGATGGATGAGCTCACCCCCGGCTACTCCCGCCCCGACGGCGCCACCCCCGGCCCCGCCATGCTGGGCGACATTGTGCTGTGCCCAGAGTTCGCGGCAAAGCAAGCGACCAAAGCAGGCCACGACTTAGCCCACGAGCTAGCTTTGCTGACCGTGCACGGCAGCCTGCACCTGCTTGGCTACGACCACGTCGATCCAGCCGAAGAGCGTGAAATGTTCGCCCTTCAAAACGAGCTGCTTGCCGATTGGTACGACAACGTCGAAGCCCGTGGCGTCACCTACCAGCCAAAACCATCCGGCGCCGGTGCATTCCCCACCGCTGCTGATCGTCTGGAATTGGACGAAAAGATGGAAGCGGATGACTCTGGCTTTGGAGGCGTTGAGTCCTAG
- a CDS encoding hemolysin family protein: MESSVIWLSIATVVALLFSGLLGAVESALSSVSRARVEQMLKDEASGSASLLRVIDERALHINMLIMLRTLLDASAAVFAGAIAVNVMDSWAWGIVLAIVVVSLLTFAVVGVFGRTVGRKNPYSVMLRSAVVLSGLAKILGPIARGLIWIGNIIAPGPGFRNGPYATEVELREMVDIAQEHGIVEIEERRMIQSVFDLASTTVRQVMVPRPEMIWIESGKTAGQATALCVRSGHSRIPVIGENVDDIIGIVYLKDLVQKTYYATDGGKSVLVDEVMREATFVPDSKSLDALLQEMQEDHKHIAILVDEYGGVAGLISIEDILEEIVGEIADEYDAREVAPIEKIGDRTYRVVSRLSLEDLKDHIEEELDLEIEFGDEIEDQVDTVGGLIAFELGRVPLPGATVETCGLKLTAEGAKNRRGRLRMHSAVVEVGEPSEDNEG, from the coding sequence GTGGAATCCTCAGTTATATGGTTGAGCATCGCCACAGTCGTTGCGTTGCTCTTCTCCGGTTTATTAGGTGCGGTTGAATCTGCGCTTTCTTCTGTTTCCCGCGCCCGCGTTGAACAAATGCTCAAGGATGAAGCCTCCGGGTCCGCGTCCTTGCTGCGAGTCATCGACGAACGCGCACTCCACATCAACATGCTCATCATGTTGCGCACCTTGCTGGATGCCTCCGCAGCAGTCTTCGCCGGGGCAATCGCAGTCAATGTGATGGACAGCTGGGCGTGGGGCATCGTCCTGGCCATCGTGGTGGTTTCCCTCCTGACCTTCGCAGTAGTGGGCGTGTTTGGCCGCACCGTTGGCCGCAAAAACCCATATTCAGTGATGCTTCGCTCCGCAGTCGTGCTGAGCGGTTTAGCTAAAATCCTTGGCCCCATTGCACGTGGCCTCATCTGGATCGGCAACATCATCGCGCCCGGCCCAGGTTTCCGCAATGGCCCTTACGCCACTGAAGTGGAACTGCGTGAGATGGTCGATATCGCCCAAGAACACGGCATCGTGGAAATTGAAGAGCGCCGCATGATCCAGTCGGTGTTCGACCTGGCATCCACGACGGTTCGCCAGGTGATGGTGCCACGTCCTGAAATGATCTGGATTGAATCTGGAAAAACAGCCGGGCAAGCAACCGCGCTGTGCGTGCGCTCTGGTCATTCGCGCATCCCAGTCATCGGTGAAAACGTCGACGACATCATCGGCATCGTCTACCTCAAAGACTTGGTCCAAAAAACCTACTACGCCACTGATGGCGGAAAGTCTGTGCTTGTAGACGAGGTCATGCGCGAAGCTACCTTCGTGCCAGACTCCAAGTCCCTTGATGCGCTGCTGCAGGAAATGCAGGAAGACCACAAACACATCGCAATCCTGGTTGATGAATACGGCGGCGTGGCAGGTCTTATTTCCATTGAGGATATTTTGGAAGAAATCGTCGGTGAAATCGCTGATGAATATGACGCCCGCGAAGTAGCCCCCATCGAGAAAATCGGCGACCGCACCTACCGCGTGGTCTCCCGACTCTCGCTGGAAGATCTCAAAGACCACATCGAAGAAGAACTCGACCTAGAAATCGAATTCGGTGATGAAATTGAAGATCAGGTCGACACTGTCGGTGGCCTTATTGCCTTTGAACTTGGCCGAGTGCCTCTGCCGGGTGCCACTGTGGAAACCTGCGGACTAAAGCTCACCGCCGAGGGAGCCAAGAACCGCCGGGGTCGTTTGCGCATGCATTCAGCAGTCGTAGAAGTTGGCGAGCCCAGCGAGGACAACGAAGGTTAG
- a CDS encoding VIT1/CCC1 transporter family protein, translating to MPTNQPTPAQIKRWRGYLANEQAEAAAYRDLAKRREGEERDILLALADAEHRHAAYWVEKLGPDAENPPKADVKTRLLGFLARRFGSVFTLALMQSAETRSPYDDDADASRQISADERIHAEVVRGLASRGRERMSGNFRAAVFGINDGLVSNVALVMGVMATGVPAQIVLITGISGLLSGALSMAAGEYISVRSQTELLDASLPDPKAREALHALDVESNELELVYRARGMSEDEARAKASQVFQRISDQKRISDNVLGSTEIQSAGSARSAATFSFLSFAIGAFLPIVPYVFGMEGLAGAVVSLVLVGLSLMATGATTGLLSGKPPGIRAVRQLSIGYGAALVTYVLGLLFGMIL from the coding sequence ATGCCCACCAACCAGCCGACGCCAGCCCAAATCAAACGCTGGCGCGGATACCTGGCCAATGAGCAAGCAGAGGCCGCAGCCTACCGCGACCTGGCCAAACGACGCGAAGGCGAAGAGCGAGACATCCTCCTAGCGCTCGCCGACGCTGAACACCGACACGCCGCTTACTGGGTGGAAAAGCTCGGCCCTGATGCCGAAAACCCACCAAAAGCCGACGTCAAAACCCGCCTGCTCGGTTTTCTAGCACGCCGATTCGGCTCCGTGTTCACCCTGGCACTCATGCAGTCCGCCGAAACGCGCAGCCCCTACGACGACGATGCCGACGCCTCCCGCCAAATCAGCGCCGACGAACGCATCCACGCCGAAGTCGTTCGAGGCCTAGCCAGCCGCGGCAGAGAACGCATGAGCGGCAACTTCCGTGCCGCCGTATTCGGAATCAACGACGGCCTGGTCTCCAACGTCGCCCTCGTCATGGGTGTCATGGCCACCGGCGTGCCCGCCCAAATTGTTCTCATCACCGGCATTTCCGGTCTGCTCTCCGGCGCGCTATCCATGGCCGCCGGCGAATACATCTCAGTGCGCTCCCAAACAGAGCTTCTCGACGCCTCCCTCCCAGACCCCAAAGCCCGCGAAGCCCTCCACGCCCTCGACGTCGAATCCAACGAACTGGAACTCGTCTACCGAGCCCGCGGAATGAGCGAAGACGAAGCGCGGGCAAAAGCGTCACAAGTTTTCCAAAGAATCAGCGACCAAAAACGCATCAGCGACAACGTCCTCGGCAGCACCGAAATCCAAAGCGCCGGCTCCGCTCGTTCGGCCGCCACATTCAGCTTCCTGTCCTTTGCCATCGGCGCATTCCTCCCGATCGTCCCATACGTCTTCGGCATGGAAGGCCTCGCCGGGGCAGTGGTGTCCCTAGTCCTCGTCGGACTATCACTGATGGCAACGGGCGCGACCACCGGCCTGCTATCGGGAAAGCCACCGGGAATCCGCGCGGTGCGTCAGCTGTCGATCGGCTACGGCGCGGCGCTGGTCACCTACGTGCTCGGCCTCCTGTTCGGCATGATCCTTTAA
- the recO gene encoding DNA repair protein RecO, protein MRRDSFRDRALVVKTYDFGEADRIIVLLTRDHGIVRGVAKGVRRSKSRFGSRLQLFVELDVQLYPGRKLSTISGADTVGYYASGIIEDFTRYSCASAILEIATHIAGLENDPHLFEETTRALKNIQDSPEPILNLDEFMLRAMNHAGWAPSLFDCAACGRPGPHNAFHPGVGGAVCLYCRPPGSAEVPPEALHMMWLVANGQAARIPREHPEQQTTIHQLTTAHLQWHIERKLPTLAVLDQA, encoded by the coding sequence ATGCGTAGGGACAGTTTTCGGGACCGCGCGCTAGTAGTCAAAACTTATGATTTTGGCGAAGCCGACCGCATTATTGTGCTGCTCACCCGAGACCACGGCATCGTGCGCGGAGTTGCCAAAGGAGTACGCCGATCCAAATCCCGGTTTGGGTCAAGGCTGCAGCTTTTTGTGGAACTCGACGTGCAGCTCTACCCAGGTAGAAAACTGTCCACCATCTCTGGCGCGGACACCGTCGGCTACTACGCATCAGGCATCATCGAGGACTTCACTCGGTATTCCTGTGCGTCCGCCATCCTGGAAATCGCCACCCACATCGCAGGACTGGAAAACGATCCGCACCTGTTTGAAGAAACCACCCGGGCGTTGAAAAACATTCAGGACTCCCCAGAACCCATCCTCAACCTAGACGAGTTCATGCTCCGCGCCATGAACCACGCCGGCTGGGCACCAAGCCTTTTCGACTGCGCAGCCTGCGGCCGACCAGGACCTCACAACGCATTCCACCCAGGCGTCGGCGGGGCAGTGTGCCTGTACTGCCGACCGCCGGGAAGCGCCGAAGTCCCACCAGAAGCACTACACATGATGTGGTTGGTCGCCAACGGCCAAGCAGCCCGCATTCCCCGGGAACACCCAGAGCAGCAAACCACCATTCACCAACTGACAACCGCGCATCTGCAGTGGCATATTGAAAGAAAGCTGCCCACGCTGGCGGTGCTGGATCAGGCCTAG
- a CDS encoding PhoH family protein, whose protein sequence is MTTVLNLERTLAQTVLGINDENLRVLDNQIDCDIHVRGTHVELTGPAHEVSRASKIFEELQAIARRGHVISPETVKNVISMINVETPQTVSEILTGDILARRGKVIRPKTLGQKHYVDAIDTNTIVFGLGPAGSGKTYLAMAKAVQALQSKQVSRIILTRPAVEAGEKLGFLPGTLNEKIDPYLRPLHDALRDMVEPEVIPKLMEAGIVEVAPLAYMRGRTLNDAFVILDEAQNTTPAQMKMFLTRLGFGSKMVVTGDITQVDLPGGQKSGLRLVRHILRGVDDVHFSELTSSDVVRHQLVGHIVDAYEDYEEREARELKRKRQETRP, encoded by the coding sequence ATCACCACTGTCCTCAATCTAGAACGCACGCTCGCGCAAACCGTTTTAGGAATCAACGACGAAAACCTGCGTGTGTTGGACAATCAAATTGATTGCGATATTCACGTGCGTGGCACCCACGTGGAACTCACCGGGCCAGCCCACGAAGTCTCCCGCGCCTCGAAAATATTTGAGGAACTGCAGGCGATTGCCCGTCGAGGACATGTGATTAGCCCTGAGACAGTAAAAAATGTCATCAGCATGATTAACGTGGAGACGCCGCAAACCGTCTCTGAAATCTTGACCGGCGATATCCTTGCTCGCCGTGGCAAAGTGATCCGCCCTAAGACGCTTGGCCAAAAGCACTACGTGGACGCGATTGATACCAACACGATTGTGTTCGGTCTGGGCCCAGCCGGTTCCGGTAAAACCTATCTGGCCATGGCAAAAGCCGTCCAAGCGCTGCAATCAAAGCAGGTCAGCCGCATCATCTTGACCCGCCCCGCAGTGGAAGCCGGCGAGAAACTCGGCTTCTTGCCCGGCACCCTGAACGAAAAGATCGACCCCTACCTGCGCCCGCTTCACGACGCGCTGCGCGACATGGTCGAACCAGAAGTCATTCCAAAACTCATGGAAGCCGGCATCGTAGAAGTCGCCCCACTTGCCTACATGCGCGGACGCACCCTCAACGATGCATTCGTGATCCTGGATGAAGCCCAGAACACCACCCCAGCACAGATGAAGATGTTCCTCACCCGCCTGGGATTCGGTTCCAAAATGGTAGTCACAGGTGACATCACCCAGGTGGACCTCCCAGGAGGCCAAAAGTCCGGCCTGCGCCTGGTTCGCCACATCCTGCGCGGAGTAGACGATGTGCACTTCTCCGAGCTCACCTCATCCGACGTGGTCCGCCACCAACTGGTTGGACACATTGTGGATGCATACGAAGACTATGAAGAACGCGAGGCCCGCGAATTGAAACGCAAACGCCAGGAGACACGGCCATGA
- a CDS encoding isoprenyl transferase → MSEFQVPEIPAQFLPKHIALVMDGNGRWATERGMKRTEGHKRGEAVLLDVVDACIELGVPYLSAYAFSTENWRRSTDEVRFLMGFNRDVLRRQRDDLHEKGVRVRWVGRRPRLWRSVIRELETAEELTKDNTTMTLAMCVNYGGRAEIIDAARDIARLAAEGKLRPEQITEKTFPNFLDEPDMPDVDLFLRPSGEKRTSNFLLWQSAYAEMVYQDKLFPDFTQQDLYDAVLEYAKRDRRFGSA, encoded by the coding sequence GTGAGTGAATTCCAAGTACCCGAAATCCCTGCCCAATTCCTACCCAAGCATATTGCGCTTGTCATGGATGGAAATGGACGCTGGGCTACCGAGCGTGGCATGAAGCGCACCGAAGGCCATAAGCGTGGCGAGGCAGTCCTGCTTGATGTTGTTGATGCATGCATTGAACTTGGTGTTCCGTACCTTTCTGCTTATGCCTTCTCTACTGAAAACTGGCGTCGTTCCACCGATGAGGTCCGTTTCCTCATGGGATTCAACCGAGATGTGCTGCGACGACAACGCGATGACCTACATGAAAAGGGCGTTCGTGTGCGTTGGGTTGGCCGTCGTCCCCGCCTGTGGCGTTCGGTTATCCGTGAGCTGGAAACTGCGGAAGAGCTAACCAAAGACAACACCACCATGACCTTGGCCATGTGTGTGAACTATGGTGGACGCGCCGAAATCATCGACGCAGCCCGCGACATCGCCCGCCTTGCAGCTGAAGGCAAACTGCGCCCGGAACAAATCACTGAGAAGACCTTCCCGAACTTCCTCGACGAACCTGACATGCCAGACGTCGACCTGTTCCTGCGCCCATCCGGTGAGAAGCGCACGTCAAACTTCCTGCTGTGGCAGTCTGCCTACGCGGAAATGGTCTACCAAGACAAGCTGTTCCCTGATTTCACGCAGCAAGATCTGTACGACGCGGTCCTGGAATACGCCAAGCGGGATCGCAGATTCGGAAGCGCATAA
- the era gene encoding GTPase Era, protein MSFTDTPDGFRSGFVSFVGRPNTGKSTLTNALVGEKIAITANQPETTRHPIRGLVHRDNAQIIVVDTPGLHRPRTLLGERLNEAVKDTYADVDLIGFTVPANEKIGPGDRWILEAVRKVSPKTPILGIITKADSVSRDLVAAQLMAVHELLGGNSEVVPVSSTSGENVETLIKVMTDLLPEGPKFYPDDHITDEDTNTRIAEAIREAALSGLKNELPHSVAVEVDEILPDPERNGVLAVHAIIYVERVGQKDIIVGHKGQRLGRIIHTSRQDIIKILGQNVFLDLRIKVLKNWQSDPKALNRLGF, encoded by the coding sequence ATGAGCTTTACCGATACCCCTGATGGCTTCCGCTCCGGCTTCGTCAGCTTCGTGGGACGTCCCAACACCGGCAAGTCCACCCTGACCAACGCGCTGGTCGGCGAGAAAATCGCCATCACCGCAAACCAGCCAGAAACCACCCGCCACCCAATCCGTGGCTTGGTCCACCGCGACAACGCACAGATCATCGTCGTGGACACCCCAGGCCTGCACCGCCCACGCACCTTGCTGGGTGAGCGCCTCAACGAAGCAGTTAAAGACACCTACGCTGACGTCGACCTGATCGGTTTCACCGTTCCAGCAAACGAGAAGATTGGTCCTGGCGACCGCTGGATCCTTGAAGCAGTCCGCAAGGTATCGCCTAAAACTCCTATCCTCGGCATCATCACCAAAGCAGACAGCGTCTCACGTGACTTGGTTGCGGCCCAACTGATGGCTGTCCATGAGCTGCTCGGCGGAAACAGCGAGGTAGTCCCAGTGTCTTCCACCTCGGGGGAAAACGTCGAAACGCTTATTAAGGTCATGACCGACCTGCTGCCTGAAGGCCCCAAGTTCTACCCGGATGATCACATCACCGATGAGGACACCAACACCCGCATCGCGGAAGCCATCCGCGAAGCAGCACTGTCTGGCTTGAAGAACGAACTGCCGCACTCCGTCGCAGTTGAGGTTGATGAAATCCTGCCAGACCCAGAACGCAACGGTGTCCTGGCTGTGCACGCCATCATCTACGTCGAGCGTGTTGGTCAGAAAGACATCATCGTCGGACACAAGGGACAGCGCCTGGGGCGCATCATCCACACCTCACGCCAAGACATCATCAAGATCCTCGGCCAAAACGTATTCCTTGACCTGCGCATCAAGGTGCTGAAGAACTGGCAATCCGATCCAAAGGCTTTGAACCGCCTGGGCTTCTAG
- a CDS encoding 16S rRNA (uracil(1498)-N(3))-methyltransferase, with protein sequence MSLPVFISDSAAGPGETIELAGPEGRHAVTVKRIQVGEKISLIDGRGTARTCTVTALQGKDRLNAVVDLVEEIPAPNPQVTIVQAIPKSERSELTIDLLTQAGADRIVAWQASRCVAKWGGKEAKSLAKWQVAAEAAAKQSRRATIPEILGVVGEEGVEKLIDESDLAIILHEEATAAIRELEFSGNVVVIIGPEGGVAPSEISRFVDAGAHTVKLGPEVLRTASAGMVALAAIGVLSDRW encoded by the coding sequence ATGTCACTGCCAGTATTTATCTCTGATTCCGCAGCCGGACCAGGCGAAACCATTGAGCTCGCCGGTCCGGAAGGCCGGCACGCCGTCACCGTCAAACGGATCCAGGTAGGCGAAAAGATTTCGCTTATCGACGGCCGGGGTACAGCGCGCACCTGCACGGTCACCGCCTTGCAGGGCAAAGACCGCCTGAACGCTGTGGTGGATTTGGTCGAGGAAATCCCCGCACCGAACCCACAGGTCACCATCGTGCAGGCTATCCCCAAATCAGAGCGTTCCGAGCTGACCATCGACCTGCTCACCCAAGCTGGCGCCGATCGGATTGTTGCGTGGCAAGCATCGCGCTGCGTAGCAAAATGGGGCGGCAAGGAAGCAAAATCACTGGCTAAATGGCAGGTGGCTGCGGAAGCAGCCGCCAAGCAATCGCGGCGCGCAACGATCCCTGAAATTCTTGGCGTAGTGGGGGAGGAGGGCGTCGAAAAGCTTATCGACGAATCCGACCTGGCCATCATCCTGCACGAAGAAGCAACCGCCGCGATCCGTGAACTGGAATTTTCCGGCAACGTCGTGGTGATCATCGGACCCGAAGGTGGCGTCGCGCCATCGGAAATTTCACGCTTCGTCGACGCTGGCGCACACACCGTGAAACTAGGCCCTGAGGTGTTGCGCACTGCCTCCGCAGGCATGGTGGCGCTCGCAGCTATCGGCGTGCTGTCTGACCGCTGGTAA
- the hrcA gene encoding heat-inducible transcriptional repressor HrcA: MVSATEKRRYEVLRAIVADYIASQEPVGSKSLLERHKLNVSSATIRNDMSVLESDGFIVQEHASSGRVPTERGYRLFVDSIHDIKPLSLAERRAILGFLEGGVDLEDVLRRSVQLLSQLTHQAAVVQLPTLKTARVKHCEVVPLSPMRLLLVLITDTGRVDQRNVELEEPLAAEEVNVLRDLLNGALGEKTLTAASDALEELAQQAPTDIRDAMRRCCDVLVNTLVDQPSDRLILAGTSNLTRLSRETSASLPMVLEALEEQVVMLKLLSNVTDLDQVRVHIGGENEDIELRSATVITTGYGSQGSALGGLGVVGPTYMDYSGTISKVSAVAKYVGRVLAGE; the protein is encoded by the coding sequence ATGGTGAGTGCAACAGAGAAACGTAGATACGAAGTGTTGCGGGCCATCGTCGCTGATTACATTGCGTCTCAGGAACCTGTCGGATCGAAGTCACTCCTCGAGCGCCATAAGCTCAACGTGAGTTCTGCGACGATCCGCAACGATATGTCGGTGCTGGAATCCGATGGCTTTATCGTCCAGGAGCATGCAAGTTCTGGCCGGGTACCAACCGAAAGGGGTTACCGCCTTTTTGTTGATTCCATCCATGACATCAAACCGCTGTCGCTGGCGGAACGGCGCGCTATTTTGGGCTTCCTTGAAGGGGGAGTGGACTTAGAGGACGTGCTGCGCAGATCTGTGCAGCTGTTGTCTCAGCTCACCCATCAGGCTGCCGTGGTGCAGCTGCCCACCCTGAAAACAGCGCGCGTGAAGCACTGCGAGGTGGTGCCGCTGTCGCCGATGCGCTTGCTGCTGGTGCTCATTACCGATACTGGCCGTGTAGATCAGCGCAACGTGGAACTTGAGGAACCGCTGGCGGCGGAAGAAGTTAATGTGCTGCGCGATCTGCTCAACGGCGCGCTAGGGGAGAAAACGCTGACGGCTGCATCAGATGCGCTGGAAGAGTTGGCTCAGCAAGCCCCAACCGATATTCGTGATGCCATGCGCCGCTGCTGCGATGTGCTGGTGAACACGCTTGTCGATCAACCCTCTGACCGCCTGATCCTCGCCGGCACCTCAAACCTCACCCGCTTAAGCCGGGAAACCTCCGCGAGCCTGCCCATGGTTTTAGAAGCCTTGGAAGAGCAGGTGGTCATGTTGAAACTGCTGTCCAATGTCACTGATCTTGACCAAGTGCGCGTGCATATTGGCGGCGAAAATGAAGACATTGAGCTGCGCAGCGCAACGGTGATTACCACCGGTTACGGCTCCCAGGGCAGCGCACTGGGCGGATTGGGGGTGGTTGGCCCCACCTATATGGACTACTCGGGAACAATTTCTAAGGTGTCCGCCGTTGCTAAGTATGTTGGTCGTGTGCTCGCTGGCGAATAG
- the dnaJ gene encoding molecular chaperone DnaJ, with the protein MARDYYGILGVDRNATESEIKKAYRKLARKYHPDVNPGEEAAEKFREASVAHEVLTDPDKRRIVDMGGDPMEQGGGAGAGGFGGGFGGSGGLGDIFDAFFGGGAGGSRGPRSRVQPGSDTLWRTSITLEEAYKGAKKDLTLDTAVLCTKCHGSGSASDKKPVTCGTCNGAGEIQEVQRSFLGNVMTSRPCHTCDGTGEIIPDPCTECAGDGRVRARRDIVANIPAGIQSGMRIRMAGQGEVGAGGGPAGDLYIEVMVRPHAIFTRDGDDLHASIKVPMFDAALGTELDVESLTGEEVKITIPAGTQPNDVITLDGEGMPKLRAEGHGNLMAHVDLFVPTDLDDRTRELLEEIRNHRSDNASVHREGGEESGFFDKLRNKFRK; encoded by the coding sequence GTGGCACGTGACTATTACGGCATTCTCGGCGTCGATCGCAATGCAACCGAATCAGAGATCAAAAAGGCATACCGAAAGCTTGCCCGCAAATACCACCCGGACGTAAACCCAGGTGAGGAAGCAGCGGAGAAATTCCGCGAGGCTTCTGTTGCGCATGAGGTACTCACTGATCCGGATAAGCGCCGCATTGTTGATATGGGCGGTGACCCAATGGAGCAAGGCGGCGGAGCTGGCGCTGGTGGCTTCGGTGGAGGCTTCGGCGGCAGCGGTGGACTGGGCGATATCTTCGATGCCTTCTTCGGCGGTGGCGCGGGCGGTTCCCGTGGACCACGTTCCCGCGTGCAGCCAGGCAGTGACACCTTGTGGCGCACCTCCATCACCTTGGAAGAGGCTTACAAGGGCGCTAAGAAAGATCTCACCCTTGACACCGCAGTGCTGTGTACCAAGTGTCATGGTTCTGGATCTGCATCCGACAAGAAGCCTGTTACCTGTGGCACCTGTAATGGCGCTGGTGAAATTCAGGAAGTGCAGCGCAGCTTCCTGGGCAACGTCATGACGTCCCGCCCATGCCACACCTGCGATGGCACCGGTGAGATCATCCCAGATCCTTGCACTGAGTGTGCAGGAGATGGTCGTGTGCGTGCTCGCCGCGACATCGTGGCCAACATCCCAGCTGGCATCCAGTCCGGCATGCGCATCCGCATGGCAGGCCAAGGTGAGGTTGGCGCTGGTGGCGGTCCTGCGGGTGACCTCTACATTGAAGTCATGGTGCGCCCGCACGCCATCTTCACCCGCGATGGCGACGATCTGCACGCCAGCATCAAGGTTCCAATGTTCGATGCAGCGCTTGGCACCGAATTGGACGTGGAATCCCTCACCGGCGAAGAGGTGAAAATTACCATCCCTGCAGGTACTCAGCCCAACGATGTGATCACCTTGGATGGTGAAGGCATGCCGAAGCTGCGCGCAGAAGGCCACGGCAACCTCATGGCGCATGTCGATCTATTTGTGCCAACCGATTTGGATGACCGCACCCGCGAATTGCTTGAAGAAATCCGCAACCATCGCAGCGACAACGCTTCCGTGCATCGCGAAGGCGGAGAAGAATCCGGTTTCTTTGACAAGCTCCGAAACAAGTTCCGCAAATAA